A stretch of the Synechococcales cyanobacterium T60_A2020_003 genome encodes the following:
- a CDS encoding peptidylprolyl isomerase, which produces MIDTAQRRNRFSLLSLLAIASAFVVSWLGWMSPAPADVLISGLPPGNAITDGKALLRYALPIDNKSVRDLQGTIEQISEALRARRRLSVVNTNLLQAERILDRAETLLLPSVVPSKVDDANALIDQMKAKILTMREAIDAQDKETIWLGRGELLDLIGLLEEDMVQGFPFEVPEEYSNLPQLKGRATIAMETTQGSMEMVVDGYNAPVTAGNFVDLVQRKFYDGLPFIRTEDFYVAQVGDPPGPEDGFVDPKTGEYRAIPLEVMVEGDSVPTYGITLEDAGRYLDKPVLPFSAYGALGMARPGDDPNGGSSQFFFFLFEPELTPAGLNLLDGRYSIFGYVTSGKDTLGKIHEGDRILSAKVIKGAENLVQPS; this is translated from the coding sequence ATGATTGATACTGCGCAACGCCGAAACCGCTTCAGTCTTTTATCCCTCCTGGCAATCGCGAGTGCCTTTGTGGTGAGTTGGTTAGGGTGGATGAGTCCTGCTCCTGCGGATGTTCTGATCAGCGGCCTTCCCCCTGGAAATGCCATTACAGATGGTAAAGCCTTGCTCCGATATGCTCTACCCATCGACAACAAATCCGTTCGCGATTTGCAAGGTACGATTGAGCAAATTTCTGAAGCCTTGCGTGCCCGACGTCGCCTCAGTGTTGTGAATACAAATTTACTACAAGCCGAACGAATTCTAGACCGAGCAGAAACGTTGCTGTTACCCAGCGTTGTACCCAGCAAAGTTGACGATGCCAATGCTCTCATCGATCAGATGAAAGCGAAAATTTTGACCATGCGTGAAGCTATTGACGCTCAGGATAAAGAAACCATTTGGCTTGGGCGTGGTGAATTACTGGATCTGATTGGGCTTCTAGAAGAAGACATGGTGCAAGGCTTCCCCTTTGAGGTGCCTGAGGAGTATAGCAATCTGCCCCAGCTTAAGGGTCGGGCAACCATTGCTATGGAAACGACCCAAGGGTCAATGGAAATGGTTGTGGATGGCTATAATGCGCCAGTTACGGCGGGCAACTTTGTCGATCTCGTTCAGCGTAAGTTCTACGATGGCTTGCCGTTTATCCGCACTGAAGATTTCTACGTGGCGCAGGTCGGCGACCCACCGGGGCCAGAGGATGGATTTGTTGACCCGAAGACGGGAGAATACCGGGCGATTCCCTTAGAAGTGATGGTTGAGGGGGATTCTGTACCGACTTACGGCATTACCTTAGAGGATGCGGGACGTTATCTAGATAAGCCAGTGCTGCCCTTCTCAGCCTACGGTGCGTTGGGGATGGCACGTCCGGGTGATGATCCGAATGGCGGATCTTCCCAGTTCTTCTTCTTCCTGTTTGAACCAGAGTTGACCCCCGCAGGGCTGAATCTACTGGACGGACGCTACTCTATCTTTGGCTACGTCACGAGCGGTAAAGATACCTTAGGGAAGATTCACGAGGGCGATCGCATTCTGTCGGCCAAGGTGATCAAAGGCGCAGAGAATCTCGTGCAGCCATCCTAG
- a CDS encoding fatty acid desaturase family protein, with translation MLGDVIHSADQPTSQTQTPNPHHLFSNATLNQLNERSNVKGLMHLAGHLFVMGVSGYLWATQRETLWIALPALVVYGFSFASMFAPMHECSHRTAFRNQKLNEIVGWCAGLLSFYNSAFFRRYHKWHHRYTQIPGKDPERDDPLPQTMGDYLFQLSGIPWWIGKIKTHFKVATGQLQAFYFISESAYAEVIRSTRLQLLTYAGAIALSTAFGHPEFVFLYWLLPLAIGQPILRFVLLAEHTGCTQDENPLTNTRTTHTLFPLRFLMWNMPYHAEHHLYPSIPFHALAIAHQSLAPHLVHIGQGYTQVNQAIVSAFGSETE, from the coding sequence ATGCTAGGGGATGTCATTCATTCAGCAGATCAACCAACCAGCCAAACCCAGACGCCCAATCCGCACCACCTCTTTTCCAACGCCACACTTAATCAGCTCAACGAGCGCTCTAACGTAAAAGGGCTCATGCATCTCGCAGGGCATCTCTTTGTCATGGGTGTGAGTGGCTATCTATGGGCGACTCAGCGAGAGACCTTGTGGATTGCGTTGCCAGCCCTAGTTGTCTACGGCTTCAGCTTTGCCTCTATGTTTGCCCCCATGCATGAGTGCAGCCACCGCACCGCCTTTCGTAATCAGAAGCTGAACGAAATAGTAGGCTGGTGTGCCGGATTGCTCTCGTTCTACAACAGCGCTTTTTTTCGTCGCTATCACAAGTGGCACCATCGCTATACCCAGATTCCCGGCAAAGATCCCGAACGGGATGATCCCCTTCCCCAAACGATGGGCGACTATCTATTCCAACTCAGCGGCATTCCCTGGTGGATCGGCAAAATCAAAACCCACTTCAAGGTCGCGACAGGCCAACTTCAGGCGTTCTATTTCATTTCCGAAAGTGCCTATGCGGAAGTGATTCGCTCTACCCGCCTCCAGTTACTGACCTATGCTGGGGCGATCGCCCTGTCCACCGCTTTCGGTCATCCAGAATTCGTTTTTCTCTACTGGCTCTTACCCCTAGCCATTGGTCAGCCTATTCTGCGCTTTGTGCTGCTGGCCGAACATACAGGCTGTACCCAGGATGAGAATCCGCTTACCAATACCCGCACCACCCATACGCTCTTTCCGCTCCGGTTCCTGATGTGGAATATGCCCTACCATGCGGAACACCACCTCTATCCGTCGATTCCGTTCCATGCGTTGGCGATCGCCCATCAGTCCCTTGCCCCTCATCTCGTCCACATCGGACAGGGCTATACTCAGGTGAATCAGGCGATTGTTAGTGCATTTGGATCAGAGACGGAATGA
- a CDS encoding alpha/beta fold hydrolase: MREPQPFVLRDFALQCGVVFPEARLVYQTYGELKGDRSNVILYPTSYGAQHPDIEWLIGENRILDPTQWFIIIPNMFGNGLSSSPSNCDAYCLAQSGVYVTHFDNVRAQEHLLREVFGIEELALVYGWSMGAQQAYHWGALYPDRVHRIAALCGTAKTTDHNRIFLKSLRAALTADPAWTGDRFEGVPDRGFHAFALIYASWAASQAYYREELYRPLGFSSLEDYLLRGWEVNYRKRDPHNLLAMIDIWLRCDVSNNPTYQGDYLRAMSSIQAKTLVMPAATDLYFTPDDCQAEARLIPHAEYRVIPSIWGHRAGNPYQNPEDETFIRQAVQDLLVG; encoded by the coding sequence ATGAGAGAACCACAACCCTTTGTGCTGCGAGATTTTGCGCTTCAGTGTGGAGTTGTTTTTCCGGAAGCACGTCTGGTGTATCAGACCTATGGGGAATTGAAGGGCGATCGCTCCAATGTGATCCTCTATCCCACCTCCTACGGAGCGCAGCATCCCGATATTGAATGGCTGATTGGGGAGAACCGAATTCTCGACCCCACCCAGTGGTTCATCATTATTCCCAATATGTTTGGCAACGGTCTATCCAGTTCGCCGAGTAACTGCGATGCCTACTGTTTGGCGCAGTCGGGGGTCTACGTCACCCATTTCGATAACGTCCGCGCCCAAGAGCACCTGCTGCGCGAAGTCTTTGGAATTGAGGAACTAGCGCTTGTCTACGGCTGGTCGATGGGGGCACAGCAGGCGTATCACTGGGGCGCACTCTATCCCGATCGGGTACACCGGATTGCGGCGCTGTGCGGAACCGCCAAAACCACCGACCACAACCGGATCTTTCTGAAAAGTCTGCGAGCCGCGCTCACTGCCGATCCAGCCTGGACGGGCGATCGCTTTGAGGGCGTTCCCGATCGGGGCTTCCATGCCTTTGCGCTAATCTATGCCAGTTGGGCGGCATCCCAAGCCTACTACCGCGAAGAACTCTATCGTCCCCTTGGCTTTTCCTCGCTGGAGGATTACCTATTGCGGGGATGGGAGGTTAACTATCGCAAACGCGACCCCCACAATCTTCTGGCCATGATTGACATCTGGCTCCGGTGCGATGTCAGCAACAATCCCACCTATCAGGGCGACTACCTGCGGGCGATGTCCTCTATCCAAGCCAAAACCCTGGTGATGCCTGCCGCCACCGATCTCTACTTCACCCCCGACGATTGCCAAGCCGAAGCGAGGCTGATTCCCCATGCTGAATATCGGGTTATTCCCTCAATCTGGGGACATCGGGCTGGGAATCCTTATCAAAATCCCGAAGACGAAACCTTTATCCGACAAGCAGTTCAAGATTTGCTGGTTGGCTAG
- a CDS encoding thiamine-phosphate kinase, whose translation MVLVRELGEHGLLQLLFQYCPASIVGDDAALLAIAPSQSLVVTTDLLVDGVHFSIGHATPNLYTTSPADAGWRAAAANLSDLAAMGASPLGITVGLGLPGDLPVDVVEGFYIGMFNCLTLYGTPIVGGDVCRSPTLTVAISALGQVEPVYAIRRSHAQPGDVIVATGVHGASRAGLELLMNPERQGDLIASEVQTLVQAHQRPRPRLDVIPDLHRAIAQTGADFRVAGMDSSDGLADAVLQICQASQVGAILDRDRLPMPDCFSDWLSTEQALDWTLYGGEDFELVLCVPESVAIALCAEQPDLFPIGHITAEREIIVRDRAQVNPDIYLSEKKRFQHFS comes from the coding sequence ATGGTGCTTGTTCGGGAGTTGGGTGAGCATGGGCTACTCCAACTCCTGTTTCAATACTGCCCCGCTTCGATCGTGGGGGACGATGCTGCCCTGCTGGCGATCGCCCCTTCGCAGTCGTTGGTGGTGACTACCGATCTCCTGGTTGATGGCGTTCACTTCAGTATTGGTCATGCAACCCCCAATCTTTACACCACCTCCCCGGCAGATGCAGGATGGCGAGCTGCTGCTGCTAATTTATCCGATTTAGCCGCGATGGGTGCGTCGCCCCTGGGAATCACCGTTGGCCTAGGATTGCCGGGTGATTTGCCCGTAGACGTGGTCGAGGGATTTTACATCGGAATGTTCAATTGCCTGACCCTCTACGGCACACCCATTGTAGGAGGGGATGTCTGCCGCTCACCCACGCTGACCGTAGCGATTAGCGCCTTGGGTCAGGTGGAGCCAGTCTATGCCATCCGGCGATCGCACGCCCAACCTGGCGATGTGATTGTGGCGACGGGTGTTCATGGTGCATCGCGGGCAGGACTGGAGCTATTAATGAATCCCGAACGTCAGGGCGATCTTATCGCTTCAGAGGTTCAGACGTTAGTTCAGGCTCACCAACGACCCCGTCCGCGTCTGGATGTGATTCCCGATCTGCACCGGGCGATCGCCCAAACTGGCGCAGACTTTCGAGTAGCAGGCATGGATAGTAGTGACGGATTGGCGGATGCCGTCTTACAGATCTGTCAGGCTAGCCAAGTGGGAGCCATCCTCGATCGCGATCGCCTCCCGATGCCCGATTGTTTTTCGGATTGGCTATCCACGGAACAAGCCCTAGACTGGACGCTTTACGGTGGGGAAGATTTTGAGTTGGTGCTTTGTGTACCGGAATCCGTGGCGATCGCTCTTTGTGCGGAGCAGCCTGATCTTTTTCCCATTGGGCACATCACAGCAGAGCGGGAGATCATCGTGCGCGATCGCGCCCAGGTCAATCCGGATATCTACCTTTCCGAGAAAAAGCGATTCCAGCATTTTAGCTAG
- the efp gene encoding elongation factor P has protein sequence MISSNDFRPGVSIELDGSVWKVVEFLHVKPGKGSAFVRTKLKNAQTGSVVERTFRAGETVPQAVIEKSVMQHTYKDGEDYVFMDMETYEEGRLNANQIGSGVKYLKEGMEVNIVRWNDQVIEVELPNSVTLEVTETDPGVKGDTATGGTKPAIVETGAQVMVPLFISIGEKIRIDTRSDSYLGRE, from the coding sequence ATGATTTCCAGTAATGACTTTCGTCCCGGTGTCAGCATCGAGTTAGATGGCTCTGTTTGGAAGGTGGTGGAGTTTCTTCATGTAAAGCCTGGTAAAGGATCAGCCTTTGTCCGAACGAAGCTGAAAAATGCTCAAACCGGAAGCGTGGTCGAGCGCACGTTCCGGGCGGGTGAAACGGTTCCTCAGGCTGTCATTGAAAAGAGCGTGATGCAGCACACCTACAAAGATGGCGAAGACTATGTCTTCATGGACATGGAAACCTACGAGGAAGGACGGTTGAACGCAAACCAGATTGGAAGCGGCGTTAAGTACCTGAAAGAGGGGATGGAAGTGAACATCGTCCGCTGGAACGATCAGGTCATTGAGGTGGAATTGCCGAACTCCGTTACGCTGGAAGTGACTGAGACGGATCCGGGCGTGAAGGGTGACACCGCAACGGGTGGGACAAAGCCCGCCATTGTAGAAACAGGTGCGCAGGTCATGGTGCCTTTGTTCATTTCCATTGGCGAAAAAATTCGGATTGATACTCGCTCCGATAGCTATCTCGGACGAGAGTAA
- a CDS encoding sigma-70 family RNA polymerase sigma factor — MQVPNFPECSHPLITSLFHYSDQDLLTLFQRQPESGQYFTAIFCRYSALVYSLIQHSVRSPVQAEYLFATTWRHMYHELGGLDLRAVAQQAVSDPNASTRKMTLQSWIINITALCINRSELPPVESIHYSLQHASPPLWCYVEQALEQLDPTQRLVVLMSYTFHWSETRIAAYLQAEGEQLSISEIKHHLAEGYQQLQQLLPDDIREIYLGDRPLRPSEAEDPLDLEQDMDALFSPPSFEQP; from the coding sequence GTGCAAGTCCCGAATTTTCCTGAATGTAGCCATCCGCTGATCACGTCGCTGTTTCACTACAGTGATCAGGACTTACTGACGCTGTTTCAACGGCAACCGGAGTCTGGTCAGTACTTTACAGCCATTTTTTGTCGTTATAGTGCGTTGGTGTACAGTCTGATTCAGCATTCGGTGCGATCGCCCGTCCAGGCCGAATATCTCTTTGCGACCACGTGGCGACACATGTATCACGAGCTGGGTGGACTAGATTTGCGGGCCGTGGCTCAACAGGCCGTTTCTGATCCCAATGCCTCAACCCGCAAAATGACCCTTCAAAGCTGGATCATTAACATCACAGCATTGTGCATCAATCGCTCTGAGTTGCCTCCGGTTGAGTCAATCCATTATTCGCTGCAGCATGCATCGCCGCCGCTCTGGTGCTATGTGGAACAGGCATTGGAGCAGCTAGATCCGACTCAGCGGTTGGTGGTACTGATGTCCTACACCTTTCACTGGAGTGAGACTCGAATTGCCGCCTATCTTCAAGCGGAAGGGGAACAGTTATCAATCTCAGAAATTAAGCACCATCTTGCAGAGGGCTATCAACAGCTTCAGCAGCTTTTGCCGGATGATATTCGCGAAATTTACTTGGGCGATCGCCCCTTACGTCCATCGGAAGCCGAAGATCCCTTGGATCTTGAGCAGGATATGGACGCGTTATTTTCGCCACCTAGCTTTGAACAGCCTTGA
- the glnT gene encoding type III glutamate--ammonia ligase, translating into MTTLSDIAREQGIRYFLISFTDLFGVQRSKLVPAESIDTMAANGAGFAGFAAWLDMTPADPDILAIPDPECLCQLPWQPDVAWMPADLYSIDGQPLEQTPRLVLKRAIAQAAELGYRVKTGVECEYFLISPDGSTISDGRDRQSKPCYDQQALMRRYDVIREICDVMLTLGWGAYQNDHEDANGQFEMNWMYDDALVTADRHAFFKYMVKAIAEKHGLRATFMPKPFAHLTGNGCHTHISVWDTDGQTNLFHDPNGELGLSSLAYHFIGGVLHSAEALCAITNPTINSYKRINAPVTYSGATWSPSSVSYSGNNRTHAIRIPDPGRFEFRLPDSAVNPYLLPAALIAAGLDGITQKRDPGPRYDTNSYVDGVPDTVRKLPPNLLDALRCLEANDILPNALGYSFTNAYLKLKHQVWNEYSAHISSWEVENTLDC; encoded by the coding sequence ATGACCACCCTTTCTGACATTGCCCGCGAACAAGGCATCCGTTATTTTCTAATCTCCTTCACCGATCTGTTTGGGGTACAGCGCTCTAAGCTAGTTCCTGCCGAAAGCATTGACACTATGGCAGCCAACGGTGCGGGATTTGCCGGATTTGCCGCCTGGTTAGACATGACTCCTGCCGATCCAGACATTCTCGCTATCCCTGATCCAGAATGCCTCTGTCAACTGCCCTGGCAACCCGATGTCGCCTGGATGCCTGCCGATCTCTACAGCATTGATGGTCAACCCTTAGAGCAAACGCCGCGACTGGTACTGAAACGGGCGATCGCTCAGGCCGCAGAGTTAGGCTATCGGGTCAAAACCGGAGTCGAGTGCGAGTATTTTCTGATCTCTCCCGATGGTTCTACAATTTCGGACGGGCGCGATCGCCAGAGTAAGCCCTGCTACGACCAGCAAGCGTTGATGCGTCGCTATGACGTGATCCGCGAGATCTGCGATGTGATGCTGACCCTAGGGTGGGGAGCCTACCAAAACGACCACGAAGACGCCAACGGTCAGTTTGAAATGAACTGGATGTATGACGATGCCCTAGTGACTGCCGATCGCCATGCGTTCTTTAAGTACATGGTGAAGGCGATCGCCGAAAAGCACGGTCTCCGCGCCACCTTTATGCCTAAACCCTTCGCCCACCTCACCGGAAACGGTTGCCACACCCACATCTCCGTATGGGACACCGACGGCCAAACGAATCTCTTTCATGATCCGAATGGTGAGTTAGGGCTATCCTCCCTGGCCTATCACTTCATCGGTGGTGTGCTGCATTCTGCCGAAGCCCTCTGCGCCATTACCAATCCCACCATCAACTCCTACAAGCGCATCAACGCCCCCGTCACCTACTCTGGGGCAACCTGGTCGCCCAGCAGCGTCAGCTACAGCGGCAACAACCGTACCCACGCCATTCGCATTCCCGACCCAGGCCGATTTGAGTTTCGGCTACCCGATAGTGCGGTGAATCCCTACCTATTGCCTGCGGCATTAATTGCGGCTGGACTCGACGGAATTACCCAAAAACGCGATCCTGGCCCCCGGTACGACACGAATAGCTATGTAGACGGAGTGCCGGACACGGTTCGCAAGCTTCCCCCCAATCTTTTGGATGCGTTGCGATGCTTAGAGGCAAATGACATTCTACCTAATGCGCTCGGATACTCTTTCACCAACGCCTATTTGAAGTTGAAACACCAGGTTTGGAATGAATACAGTGCCCATATTTCCTCTTGGGAAGTGGAAAATACGCTGGACTGTTGA
- the accB gene encoding acetyl-CoA carboxylase biotin carboxyl carrier protein: MKFDFEELRELLTVLNQTDVAELTLKSDDFELTLRKGTWVAESTPAQLPISKPGSAAAPPSYPAMPSAAPSDAIAPTSPPPAASSGSTAPSSAPPSSETKYLEIHSPMVGTFYRAPAPDEPAYVNVGDRIQIGQTVCIIEAMKLMNELEAEVSGEIIEILVQNAEPVEYGQVLMRVKPN, encoded by the coding sequence GTGAAATTTGATTTTGAAGAACTTCGCGAACTGCTTACGGTTTTAAATCAGACAGATGTTGCGGAACTCACGCTCAAAAGTGATGACTTTGAGTTGACCCTACGCAAGGGAACCTGGGTTGCGGAGTCAACACCAGCTCAGCTACCGATCAGCAAACCTGGGAGTGCTGCGGCACCGCCTTCTTATCCTGCCATGCCCAGCGCTGCACCGAGTGACGCGATCGCCCCAACCAGTCCTCCTCCCGCCGCAAGTTCTGGCTCGACAGCTCCGTCATCAGCTCCACCATCGTCGGAAACGAAGTACTTAGAGATTCACTCACCGATGGTGGGCACTTTTTACCGCGCCCCGGCCCCGGATGAACCTGCGTACGTGAATGTGGGCGATCGCATCCAGATAGGGCAGACAGTTTGCATTATTGAAGCGATGAAGTTGATGAACGAACTTGAAGCGGAAGTCTCAGGTGAAATTATCGAGATTTTGGTTCAAAACGCTGAGCCTGTAGAATACGGTCAGGTGCTGATGCGGGTGAAACCCAACTAG